The Penaeus vannamei isolate JL-2024 chromosome 4, ASM4276789v1, whole genome shotgun sequence genome segment tatatatatatatatatatatatatatattgtatatatatattccatatttgtatatattgcatatatatatatatatatatatatatatatatatatatatatatatatatatatgtatatatatatatatatatatatatatatgtatatatatatatatatatatatatatatatatatatatattgaatatatacttcatatttgtatatattgtatatatatatatatatatatatatatatatatatatatatatatataatatatatatatatatatatatattgcatatatatatttcatatttgtatatattgtatatatatatatacatacatatatatatatgtatatataaatatatatacatatatatatatatacattatatatatataaatatatatatatatatatatatataaacattatatatatataaatatatatatatacattatatatatatatatatatatatatatatatatatatatatatatacattatatatctatctatctatctatctatctatctatctatctatctatatatatatatatatagatagatatatatatattatataaatatatatatatatacattataaaaatatataaatatatatatatatatatatatatatatatatatatatatttatatatatatacatataccttatatatatatagacaaatatatatatatatatatatatatatatataatatatatatatatatatacatatatatatatgtatatattttatatatacatgtatatatatatatatatatatatatatatatatatatatatatatatgtatatatatataaatatatatatataaatattttatgtattcatatctatatctataactatatctatatctatatctatatattgtatacacatagtgtatatatacatatatatatatatatatatatatatatatatttatatataagtatatatatatatatcttatacatatatattatatatatattatatataaatatatgtatatatatatatatatatatatataaatatatatatgtgtgtatatataaataatgcatatatatatattccatagttgtatatattgtatatatatacatatatacatatatatataaatatatatatatatatatatatatatatatatatatatatatttcatatttgtatatgttgtatatatatacatatatatatatatatatctatatatatacatacatatatatatatacatatatatatttatatatatatataaatacacatatacatatacatatacatatgtatatgtatatgtatacgtatatgtatacatctatacctatatatatccatgttttatacatatatatatatatatatatgtatatataatatacatatatatatatatattttatatatacacatatacatatattatatatacatacatattatatatatatatatatatacgtatacatatacatatattttatatatatatatatatatatatatattatatatatacacacatatatatatatatatatatatatacatatatatatacatatatatacttacatatacatatatatacgtatatatacatatatatacagacatatacatatatatacatacatatacatatatatacgtatatatacatatatatacatatatatatacatatacatatatacatgtatatacatatatatatacatatacctatatacatacatatacatatatatacacatatacatatatacatatatatacatatatatatacatatacatatatacatatatatatacatatatatatacatataatatatatatatatatatatatatatatatatatatatatatatatatatatatatacacacacacatatatattttttttttccatataaacatatatatatatatacatatatatacatatatatataaatatatatatatatatacatatatgtatacatatacatataaatatatatatacatatatatacatatatatataaatatatatatacatatatatataaatatatatatatatatacatatacatacatatatccatatatatacataaatatatacataaatatatatatatatatatatatatatatatatatatatatatatatatatatatatatatatatatatatatatgtatatatatacatacatatatatatatatatatatatatatatatgtatatatacatatatatatataaataaataaatatatatatatatatatatatatatatatatatatatatatatacatatacatgtatatacatatgtatatatatatatttatatatatatatatatatatatatatatatatatatatatatatacatatatataaatatatatatatatatatatatatatatatatatatatatatatatatatacacacacacacacacacacacacacacacacacatatatatatatatatatatatatatatatatatatatatatacatatatatatatacatatatatgtatgtatatctatatatatgtatatataagtatatatatatatatatatacttatatatacatatatatatacatatacatacatatatatatatatataaatatatatatgcatatatatatacatatatacatatacacatatatatatatatatacacatatatatacacacacatatatatatacatgtatatatatatatatatatatatatatatatatatatatatatatacatatatatatatatacacacatatatatatacatatgtataaatatatatatatatatatatatatatatatatacataatatatatacatgtatatatatatataaaatatatacaaatatatatataatatatatacatgtatatatatataaaatatataaatatacaaatatatatatatatatatatatatatatatatatatatatattgtatatatatatatatatatatatatatatatatatatatatatatatatatgtgtgtgtgtgtgaggatacatatatatatatataaataaataaataaatatacatatatatatctatatatatatatatatatatatatatatatacatatacatgtatatacatatgtatatatatatatatatatttatatatatatatatatatatatatatatatatatatatatatacatatatataaatatatatatatatattatatttatatatatatatataaatatactatatatctacatattcatatatgatatatatacacatataatatatatatacatatacatatattatatatatatatatatatatatatatatatatatatatatatgtacatatatatatatacatatacatatctatatctatatctgtatctatctatctatcgatatatatatatatatatatatatatatatatatatatatatacatatgtatatacatatacatatacatatatatacatatatatatatacatatatatatgtatatatatataaatatatatatatatacatatacatatatatatacatatatatatacatatatatacatatatacatctatacatatatatatacatatatataaatatatatacataaatatatatatatatatatatatatatatatatatatatgtgtgtacatatatatatgaatatatatatatatatatatatatatatatatatatatatatatatatatatgtacacatatatatatgtatatatacatataatatatatatatatatatatatatatatatataataaataaatatatgtatatatatatacatatatatatatatatatacatatatatatatatatatatatatatatatatatatatatatatatatatatatgcatatgtatatatatgtacatatatatatatgtatacatatatatatatatatatatatatatatatatattatatatatatatatatatatatatatatatatatatatatatatatatatatatatatatgtatgtatgtatgtatgtgtgtatatatgtatgtatgtatgtatgtatgtatgtatgtatgtatgtatgtatgtatgtatgtatgtatgtatgtatgtatgtatgtatctatatatatatgtatatatgtatatatgtatgtatgtatatatgtatatatgtatatatgtatatatgtatatgtatatgtatatgtatatgtatatatatatatatatatatatatatatatatatatacatatctatctatctatctatcaagtatatataatacatacagaatgtatatatatatatatatatatatatatatatatatatatatattatatatactatatatattatatatattataaatatatatatatattatatatataaatatatatatatatacatatatcatatatatatatacttatacatatattatatataagtacatatattatatatatatatacatatacatatatcaatatatatacatatatatatatcatatatatacacacatacccatacattatatatatatatatatatatatatatatatatatatatatatatatatatacacatatacatatatcatatatatatataatatatatatataatatatatatatgtatatatatatatatatatatatatatatacacatatacatacattatatatatatatatatatatgtatatatatatatacatatatatatatacatatatatatatatatatatatatatatatattatatatgtatatatatatatataaatatatatatatatatatatatatatgtatatatatttaaatacacacacatacatatattatatatatatatatatatatatatatatatatatatatatatatatacatatatatattaaatatacaaatatcataaatatatatatatatatatatatatatacatatacatatattatatatatatacatatacatatattatatatatacatatacataaattatatgtatacatgtacatatattttatatatatatatacatatacatatatatatatatatatatatatataaatatatatatatgtatatgaatatatatataatatatatacatatatatattatatatcatatatatatatgcatatatatatatatattaatatatacatatatatatatacattttacatatatatatatatatatatatatatatataaatatattcctatAGTATCAATGCCTGCTTCATTTCTTATGTAAAATTATGTAACATAAAGTACAATTaaacaaatattaaaaagaagaaaaggcttcTTTGCAGAGGAGCAGGAACAGCAGAGGCATAAATGATTTCCCACCTTTAGGATTTCTGTGAAGCCAAATTTATTCTCCATGATGGTGTTCCTCTCTGTATCCAGAAGGGCAACTGCAACAAGTAAGTGGAAGTTGGGACAAGGTTGGCCTGTCCATAAAACCTCCCACAACCTGGTAACAAATCAAAACAattgtaataaatatgatatatacaatatgtattgatacacacagacacacacacatatttaaacttAACCAGCTACCATGTGTTGAAATTTGGATACAATGAATTAACAAGTTTCAATATCTCTTTAATATACAacttacataaatgtacatagtAAGCAATATCTGAGAAAATCCTACTCTCTTCATTCTCAAAGGCCTTGGTCTTCCCCTTCCAGGATCAGTTTGATGCCCTCATATCAGTACTTAACTTTGTTTACAGTGATATAAATATCACGGTACACTTCCTCCTTTACTTTTACCTTAGAGTGTTGGCATAATTCAGTTCTCTCTTAAATCGAACCAGAAGCCACCTGAAGCAGAAGTAAAAGTTGGCCGAGTCTCGCACTTCCAGGTAGGACATGAGCTCCGGATCCACAACTCGTACAATCTGGTGGACATCCATCAGCTGCTGCTTCATGCCAGACTGGTCCATGTCAAAGTTTCGGTACTGGGGATGCAAACAAGATACTAATTTctatgctcttatatatatatatatatatatatatatatatatatatatatatatatatatatatatatatatatatatatatatgatacctttATGATACCTGTAAATTACTACCTGTGAAATACATAAAACTGATTATTCAGAGCAGACATAATGTAAATGCTACACTCACCACCATGTTCATGTAACCAACAAAGCACCAGAAAGCTGTGGCTTCGTGCTGTGTCACATAGAGGATAGGAGCAAGAAGGTCACTCATGCCTTGTACATACCCCAAATCAAAATTATACATCACATATGTCATAAGGATGTCATGAAGGAGAGTGACATTGGGATTGTGTTCACCCTCAAAGAAGGGGTGGTTGCGATCTGTTCTGTTGACATCCTTCTCTGCAAAGAAAATGATACCCATCCATTATAGATCACACACACTGTCACTTACATGATCTATTGTTTCCTCTCTTTACACTTTCAGTTATTAGGATTATACAATAACACTGCAAAACACTAATGGCTATAACATGATTATAAATTCGGCAGACAAAAAATTAATCTGACCAATAATCGATGACATTCTTAGTTAACACCCCAAGCAACTGCTTACCAATGAGACTTTTTCGTTCTTTGAAACCTGTAAAGCGATTCTCTTGGTCCTCGCTGATGGTCTTCCACTGCTGTTTCATGGTGAAATAGTagttctctcgctcccttttcttctcctcacgCTGAATGTAGGTCCCATTCCATTCACTGTAGCCTAGCAGATAACACCAAAGCTCACGCCGTAAATTTGGGTGGATACCCTGGAAGGAATCAACTGAACTGCTCACTCTAATCTTAGGACTCTCTATGCAGAGTCACATGCTGAAGCAAAATTTTTTCACTTTCTGATGTGTTCAAAGATTACAAGCTGATGtatgagagggggtgggtgacTCAGACATTAAAAGTAAATGGTATACAATCatgaagacagaaaaggaaaagagaagaggagaataagtaaAAGACTAACTAGAAAACTGtccaaaatagcaaaaaaaaataaaactaatcctAATCTAAGTAAATAATCAAGAATACACTTTACCCCTCTGAATATCCTCTGTTTCAACTGATGTACTTCTAAGACACGACCATCATCATCCACAAACTGCTGGAAATCATCATGTGTGATTGGGGCCAAACGGTCCACACTGGGACGCTCTGACAAAGTACCCTTTTTTGTCAGGAGCTCATACCCTGGAAGTAAATTCAATATCATGAAAAAATTGATTACCATACTCTAATATATATGTTCCAAAAGCATCATGTTCTTACAGAGATAAGCTTTTTAATTTTACATATAAAGAATAAATGTAGAGCGACAAATAATCCAAAACAAGCAAGGTATAATTCTTACCTGGCTCTAGATCCTCAAAGCCATTTAAACTGTGAAACAGTTCAGCAACATCATCTTCACAGTCATTCTCCCTGACACTTCCTTCGACATCATTATATACTGGAATAACATAAACTTATCTGTAAACAAAGTAATAACCTTCCTACCCATAAATTTTTGAAAATTACCAAAACATGAAAATCCTGATGTGttcatggaagaaaagaaaagaaagaataaaagaaaaaggaggattatTAAAAAATCTCCTTTGTACATAGTACTTTTGTTTGTAATCATCCTGGAAATTTAAATGCTAGCAATAACTTTAAATGActaaatacatctacatacattaattcacacaaaataagaaaagcaagtaaaagaaaagaaagaaaaaaaaaacacatacacacgcacacacacacacacactcacacacacacacacacacacacacacacacgttaaatatatatatatatatatatatatatatatatatatatatatatatatatatatatatatatatatatatatatacatatatatatatataaataaatacatatatgtgtatatatctatatatgtatatatatacatatatatatacattatatatatatatatatatatatatatatatatatatacatatacatataaataagtatatatatatatatacatatatatatatatatatatatatatatatatatatatatatatatatattatatatatatatatatatatatatatatatatatatatatatatatatatatatacatgtatatatgtgtatatatatatatatatatatatatatatatatatatacatatgtatatatatgtatatatatatgtatatatatatgcatatatatctatatctatctatctatatatatacatgtatgtatatatatatgtacatatatatatatatatgtatatatatatcaatatatatatatatgtatatatatatatatctatatatatatagatatagatatatatatgtatatatatacctatatatatatatgtatatataaatatatatatatatataaatatataaatatacatatatatatatatatatatatgtatataaataaatacatatatatatatatacataaacatatatatatacatatatatatatatacatatatatatatatacatatatatatgtatatacatatatatacatataaatgtatacatatatatatgtatatatatatatatgtatatatatatatatatgtttatgtatatatatgtatatatatgtatttatttatatacatatatatatatatatatatatatatatgtatatatatatatgtatatatatatatatatttatatatacatatatatatatatatatagttgtatatatatgtatatatatatatatatacatatatatatacacacatatatatatatatatatatatatatatatatatatatatatgtatatatatatatatacatataaatgtataaatatatatgtatatatacatatatatatatatgtatatatacatatttttatgtatatatatatatatatatgtatttatttatatacatatatatatatatatatatgtatatatatatatgtatatatatatatatttatatatacatatatatatatatatataggtatatatatacatatatatatatatatatatatatatatatatatatatatatatatatatatctatatatatatgcatatatatacttatacatatatatatatatatatatatatatatatatacatatatatagatatatatatgtaatatatatatatatatatatatatgtaatatatatatatatatgtaatatatatatatatatatatatatatatatataaatatacatacatacatatatatatacatatataaatataaacatacatacatacatataaataaccatacataaatacataaatgtatatatatgtatgtatatatatatatataaatataaatatatatatataatatatatatatatatatatatatatacaaatatagatatagatatttatatatatgtacacacacacaatcacacacacacaaaaaacacacacacacatacacacacagacacatacacacatacacacatacacacacacacacacacacacacacacacacacacacacacacacacacacacacacacacacacacacacacacacacacacacacacacacacacacacacacacacacacacacacacacacacacatatatataatatatatataatatatatatatacacacacacacacacacacacacacacacacacacacacacacacacacacacacacacacacacacacacatttatataatgtatataaataagtgtatgtatatatatatatatatatatatatatatatatatatatatatattatatatatacatatatatatataatatatatatgtatatatatatatatatatatatatatatatatatatatatatataatgtatataaataagtatgtacacatgcatgcatgcatatttacatacatacatacatacatcttgtattatatttatatatatatatctatatatatatatatatatatatatatatatatatgtatatatatatatatatatatatatatatatatatatattacatatattatatatatat includes the following:
- the Tbc1d15-17 gene encoding TBC1 domain family member 15 (The sequence of the model RefSeq protein was modified relative to this genomic sequence to represent the inferred CDS: added 393 bases not found in genome assembly), yielding MRWHLKRPAGAQSIPSGGCPTLCVLTSQPAHDFLGLASEVGEHGAGIVEVLEVYVIPVYNDVEGSVRENDCEDDVAELFHSLNGFEDLEPGYELLTKKGTLSERPSVDRLAPITHDDFQQFVDDDGRVLEVHQLKQRIFRGGIHPNLRRELWCYLLGYSEWNGTYIQREEKKRERENYYFTMKQQWKTISEDQENRFTGFKERKSLIEKDVNRTDRNHPFFEGEHNPNVTLLHDILMTYVMYNFDLGYVQGMSDLLAPILYVTQHEATAFWCFVGYMNMVYRNFDMDQSGMKQQLMDVHQIVRVVDPELMSYLEVRDSANFYFCFRWLLVRFKRELNYANTLRLWEVLWTGQPCPNFHLLVAVALLDTERNTIMENKFGFTEILKHINDISLRIDLEATLKKAEAIYRQIASSPNVPDSVRTVLGLPKQEKPKAAQPHQTTKKGTDAEEQPESDGSSSEGAIGTDGGGLVSVVSSMIGSAVRHLSGDDLSIVTLDGTAEYEKEKQFEAALSHQFV